Proteins from a single region of Aythya fuligula isolate bAytFul2 chromosome 3, bAytFul2.pri, whole genome shotgun sequence:
- the FAM110C gene encoding protein FAM110C has product MPAEPLSRAVKMHAIPDLHSSLTVRLLSKGPEYLRRQMGAGTPGRRSAVERLAADKAKYVKSQQVIGTKQEPVTVFSSASESSSEACSVESKINRDLGRGKGTKPLERAKATCSCRAPLQHGPPIARRSTPRRQMRPDSLVIYRQKCELGRGQSQDGSRGSLVRRLFQGPGKEKQLASPEMPRVIMEDTASTESKELPMAKHSDHEPSSHGAEQTAAESTQTPGLCKTELERPSTLTVAAEEVKEVKRRGLHRSQSDISSRYSKSFAEFDTFFKYCGLEQEVIEDLGRENFSVVSDNISFKIRSISVATSESDFTRHSGDEGLLEDELTEQVPSSTSVIERNARIIKWLYTCKKAKETNKAMQELA; this is encoded by the coding sequence ATGCCCGCCGAACCGCTCAGCCGGGCCGTGAAGATGCACGCCATCCCCGACCTTCACTCCTCGCTCACCGTGCGGCTCCTCAGCAAGGGGCCCGAGTACCTGCGCAGGCAGATGGGGGCAGGCACCCCCGGCAGGAGAAGCGCGGTGGAGAGGCTGGCAGCCGACAAGGCCAAGTACGTGAAAAGCCAGCAGGTGATCGGCACCAAGCAGGAGCCCGTCACGGTGTTCAGCTCGGCCTCGGAGAGCAGCAGCGAGGCGTGCTCGGTGGAGAGCAAGATCAACAGGGACttgggcagagggaagggcaCGAAGCCGCTGGAGCGGGCAAAGGCGACGTGCTCCTGCCGTGCCCCCCTGCAGCACGGCCCCCCCATAGCCAGGCGCAGCACCCCCAGGAGGCAGATGCGGCCAGACTCACTGGTGATCTACCGGCAGAAATGTGAGCTGGGGAGAGGCCAGAGCCAGGACGGCTCACGAGGGAGTTTGGTGAGGAGGCTCTTCCAAGGGcctggaaaggagaagcagctggCCTCCCCTGAGATGCCCAGAGTCATTATGGAGGACACCGCAAGCACCGAGAGCAAAGAGCTGCCCATGGCAAAGCACAGTGACCACGAGCCGAGCAGCCATGGGGCTGAGCAGACTGCTGCTGAGAGCACCCAAACCCCGGGGCTGTGCAAAACAGAGCTTGAGAGACCCTCAACATTGACTGTAGCTGCTGAGGAGGTCAAGGAGGTGAAGAGGAGAGGTCTCCATCGCTCCCAGTCAGACATCAGCTCTCGCTACTCCAAGTCTTTCGCTGAGtttgatacattttttaagTACTGTGGCCTGGAGCAGGAGGTCATCGAGGATCTGGGAAGAGAGAACTTCTCGGTGGTGTCTGACAACATCTCCTTCAAGATTCGCAGCATCAGTGTGGCAACATCCGAGAGCGACTTCACAAGGCACAGCGGGGAcgaggggctgctggaggacgaACTCACCGAGCAGGTCCCGAGCAGCACCTCTGTGATCGAGCGCAACGCTCGGATAATCAAGTGGCTGTACACGTGTAAGAAAGCCAAGGAGACTAACAAGGCGATGCAAGAGCTGGCATGA